The Rhodothermus marinus DSM 4252 DNA segment GGCCGAACTGGCCGAGGCAGGTTACGACGTGGTGGGGCTCGACTGGACGATCGACCCGCGCCAGGCCCGAGAGCTGACGGGCGGGCGCGTGGCCCTGCAGGGCAACCTGGATCCCTGTGCGCTGTACGCCGAGCCCGAAACGATCCGCCGGCTGACGCACCGGATGCTCGAAGCCTTCGGACCGCGCGGGCACATCGCCAACCTGGGGCACGGCCTGCACCCCGACCACAACCCCGATCACGTGCGCGCCTTCGTGGAAGCCGTGCACGACTACGTACCGGTGGCTTCGGAATGAGTTATGCCCGCAATGAATCCTGACGCTAATTGAGCTGTTTTTTTGAATGCAAGCTCGATTTCGGATGAAGACGGTGTCCGAGATGAACCAGCTCAGGCCGCTGTCGGTGGAAGAAATACGGCGCATTCTCGCCGGAGAAATGCCTTTTTTGAAGGAGAGATTTCGTGTTAAATTTGTTGGACTGTTTGGCTCGGTAGTGCGTGGAGAAGCGGGGGAGCACAGCGATCTGGACGTGCTGGTCGAGTTTGAAGAACCGCCAACGCTGTTTCAGTTTGTGGAGTTGAAGGACTGGCTGAGTCGGCGGTTGGGGTGCAACGTGGATCTGGTTATGAAAAGCGCGCTTCGGCCGCATATCAAACAGCATATCCTGCAGGAGGTGGTGGCCGTGTCAGCTACCCACGACTGAAGTCGTGGGCTTGCCCTCCCGACCA contains these protein-coding regions:
- a CDS encoding nucleotidyltransferase family protein gives rise to the protein MKTVSEMNQLRPLSVEEIRRILAGEMPFLKERFRVKFVGLFGSVVRGEAGEHSDLDVLVEFEEPPTLFQFVELKDWLSRRLGCNVDLVMKSALRPHIKQHILQEVVAVSATHD